In one Brienomyrus brachyistius isolate T26 chromosome 7, BBRACH_0.4, whole genome shotgun sequence genomic region, the following are encoded:
- the LOC125746325 gene encoding G-protein coupled receptor family C group 5 member B-like, translated as MAFPNFLVFLLAGLSFFGDKAAPAGCSSVFLRPFTALCDLGIGWGVAILTAVGGTAVASLILVLLLTCRLSGVVEGEKRSRVTALLLMLTSIFGLCGLSLLHLIEGDRYTCIAQYILLAVLFFSCLACLLTQGMRLIQLPERSHSCSIRALWVLTVVLAVGQIFAAIQWVAVMMVNQGQLTCRSQPLDMIRPLMFVVVLLCAALSGVAWSRCRKQRHWKCAAVLLFATWLMSVLLWTTRIAFYVHANAALGLSSKWDSFEHAMVLLVQAWLLLVLYAIPEAHICLNLPPEPTLLERISTLWAPTQLNLDSFSEDTSLSSWQSGETEDSGFDGSSARCSIFRPGPRAPLSSNTDQSIRITIIDEEAGSA; from the exons ATGGCTTTCCCGAACTTTCTCGTGTTTCTTCTGGCTGGCTTAAGCTTCTTTGGGGATAAAGCTGCTcctgcaggctgcagctccgtCTTCCTGAGGCCCTTCACCGCCCTTTGTGATTTGGGCATTGGGTGGGGCGTGGCGATACTAACGGCAGTGGGAGGGACAGCCGTGGCCTCGCTAATCCTGGTCCTGCTGCTGACCTGCCGCTTGTCGGGGGTTGTAGAAGGCGAAAAGCGTAGCAGGGTCACGGCGCTGCTGCTGATGCTGACCTCCATCTTCGGGCTCTGTGGCCTCAGCCTTCTACACCTCATTGAGGGAGATCGGTATACATGCATCGCCCAGTATATCCTCTTGGCGGTGCTGTTCTTCTCATGCCTTGCATGCCTGCtgacacagggcatgaggctgaTCCAGCTGCCTGAGCGATCTCACAGCTGTAGCATCAGAGCCCTGTGGGTACTGACTGTGGTCTTGGCCGTGGGGCAAATATTTGCAGCTATCCAATGGGTAGCTGTAATGATGGTGAACCAGGGCCAGCTGACCTGTCGGTCCCAGCCGCTAGACATGATCAGGCCACTCATGTTTGTGGTGGTCCTGCTCTGTGCGGCACTTTCGGGCGTGGCATGGAGCCGCTGCAGGAAGCAGCGGCACTGGAAATGTGCAGCTGTGTTACTGTTTGCCACATGGCTCATGTCTGTCCTGCTGTGGACCACCAGGATCGCATTCTATGTGCATGCAAATGCAGCGCTTGGTCTGTCCTCCAAGTGGGACAGCTTTGAGCACGCAATGGTGCTCCTGGTGCAGGCGTGGCTGCTGCTAGTCCTGTATGCCATCCCTGAGGCCCATATCTGCCTGAACCTGCCCCCTGAGCCCACGCTGCTAGAAAGAATCAGCACCTTGTGGGCCCCGACACAACTGAACCTGGACAGCTTTAGTGAGGACACTTCCTTGTCCTCCTGGCAGTCTGGGGAAACTGAAGACTCAGGGTTTGATGGCAGCTCAG CTCGGTGCAGCATCTTTCGACCAGGGCCCAGGGCTCCCTTAAGCAGCAACACTGACCAGTCCATCAGGATCACAATTATAGACGAGGAAGCAGGGAGTGcttaa
- the LOC125746308 gene encoding zinc finger protein 345-like isoform X1 produces MNQKPSQQGVSEVKKEEQEYLISEGGGSTSDTPHKDAELQGVTEEKLTGSLLLRNMDGSHSRRCKLSVKPPNPGISESLQCGQQTVNVTGCRRGRNLRSTPKILYTEGEEPRDDDYLYCEDCQSSFTEQCEVHGPPVFISDSPAVMGIPGRALLTLPPGLEVQTSSIPGAGQGVFSQGQTVPRGVHYGPYEGEVMDKEQAIDSGYSWVVYKGKQCETYIDARRETHSNWMRYVNCARDEEEQNLVAFQHKGNILYRCCKPIAPGQELLVWYGEDYAKDLGMTFDCLWSNKCSSEAMRAVESSQGFPCAQCPFSFTAEVYLQRHIKRSHPKEYVRQLTAGSLNTSQHFTTSADTNVVQPSTNTLGTLEIAGSDTSTARQECQTEKTLNIKSIRKIHQRIHSGERPYQCSQCGLSFSRLGSLKRHQRIHTGERPYQCSPCGKSFTQLGSLKIHQRIHTGERPYQCTQCGKSFSQVGALKKHLRIHTGEKPYHCSQCGNSFTELRSLKRHQWIHTGERPYQCPQCGKSFSHAGHLNTHQRIHTGERPYQCSQCGKTFNQLGSLKIHQQIHTGEGPYQCPQCGKSFSHLGSLKIHQRIHTGERPYQCTQCGKSFSHIGDLKIHQRIHTGERPYQCSPCGKSFTQLGSLKIHQRIHTGERPYQCSQCRKSFSHVGDLKTHQRIHTGERPYQCSQCGKSFSQLGNLKIHQRIHTGEKPYQCSQCEKSFSQSGHLKTHQRIHTGERPYQCLQCGKCFTELGSLKIHQWIHTGEKSYQCSQCGKSFSNLGTLKGHQQTH; encoded by the exons ATGAACCAGAAACCTTCCCAGCAGGGTGTCAGTGAGGTCAAAAAAGAGGAGCAGGAATACCTGATATCTGAGGGTGGGGGATCtacgagcgacaccccccacaAG GATGCAGAGTTGCAGGGTGTGACTGAGGAGAAGCTGACTGGTTCTCTTCTGTTGAGAAACATGGATGGGAGTCATAGTAGGAGATGCAAGCTGAGTGTGAAACCTCCAAACCCAG GTATATCAGAGAGCTTGCAGTGTGGGCAGCAGACTGTGAACGTGACCGGCTGCAGACGTGGTCGTAATCTGCGCAGCACACCGAAGATACTCTACACTGAGGGAGAGGAGCCCAGAGATGATGATTACCTGT ATTGTGAGGATTGCCAGTCCTCCTTCACTGAGCAGTGTGAGGTCCATGGACCTCCTGTCTTCATCTCTGACTCTCCTGCAGTCATGGGGATCCCTGGCAGGGCCCTCCTTACCCTACCCCCTGGTTTAGAGGTTCAGACATCCAGCATCCCTGGAGCAGGCCAAGGGGTGTTCAGCCAGGGGCAGACTGTGCCCAGAGGAGTGCATTACGGTCCCTATGAAGGAGAAGTCATGGACAAAGAGCAAGCCATTGACAGCGGCTACTCCTGGGTG GTTTATAAGGGCAAACAGTGTGAGACATACATTGACGCCAGGAGAGAAACACACTCCAACTGGATGAG GTATGTGAACTGTGCCCGTGATGAGGAGGAGCAGAACCTGGTGGCCTTCCAGCACAAAGGGAACATCTTATATCGCTGCTGCAAGCCCATTGCCCCCGGGCAGGAGCTCCTGGTGTGGTATGGGGAAGATTATGCCAAGGACCTGGGCATGACCTTTGACTGCTTGTGGAGTAACAAGTGCTCTTCAGAAG CAATGAGAGCGGTGGAATCCTCTCAAGGATTCCCATGTGCTCAGTGTCCCTTCTCCTTCACAGCGGAGGTTTACCTGCAGAGACACATCAAACGGTCTCACCCTAAAGAGTATGTCAGACAGCTGACGGCTGGATCTCTCAACACAAGCCAGCATTTCACAACTTCTGCTGACACcaatgttgttcagcccagtacCAACACACTCGGTACCCTGGAAATAGCCGGTTCAGACACTTCTACAGCACGACAGGAATGCCAGACAGAAAAGACACTCAATATAAAGAGCATTCGTAAAATACACCAGCGGATTCACTcaggggagaggccctaccagtgctcacAGTGTGGGTTGAGCTTCAGTCGATTAGGATCCCTAAAGAGACACCaacggattcacacaggggagaggccctaccagtgctctccatgtgggaagagcttcactcAATTAGGATCCCTAAAGATACACCaacggattcacacaggggagaggccctaccagtgcactCAGTGTGGGAAAAGCTTCAGTCAGGTGGGGGCCCTAAAGAAACATCTAaggattcacacaggagagaagcCCTATCATTGCTCACAGTGTGGGAATAGTTTCACTGAATTACGATCCCTAAAGAGACACCAAtggattcacacaggggagaggccctatCAGTGCCCCCAATGTGGGAAGAGCTTTAGTCATGCAGGACACCTAAATACACACCAACGGAtacacacaggggagaggccctaccagtgctcccagtgtgggaagactTTCAATCAGTTAGGATCCCTAAAGATACACCAGCAGATTCACACGGGGGAGGGGCCCTATCAGTGTCCCcaatgtgggaagagcttcagtcatttAGGATCCCTAAAGATACACCaacggattcacacaggggagaggccctaccagtgcactcagtgtgggaagagctttagTCATATTGGAGACCTAAAGAtacaccagcggattcacacaggggagaggccctaccagtgctctccatgtgggaagagcttcactcAATTAGGATCCCTAAAGATACACCaacggattcacacaggggagagaccCTACCAGTGCTCACAGTGTAGGAAGAGCTTTAGTCATGTAGGAGACCTAAAGACACatcagcggattcacacaggagaaaggccttaccagtgctcccaatgtgggaagagcttcagtcagtTAGGAAACCTAAAGAtacaccagcggattcacacaggggaaaagccctaccagtgctcccagtgtgagaagagcttcagtcaGTCAGGACACCTGAAAacacaccagcggattcacacaggagagaggccctaccagtgcttaCAGTGTGGGAAGTGCTTCACTGAATTAGGATCCCTAAAGATACACCAgtggattcacacaggggaaaagtcctaccagtgctcccagtgtgggaagagcttcagtaaTTTAGGAACCCTAAAGGGACACCAGCAGACTCACTGA
- the LOC125746308 gene encoding zinc finger protein ZFP2-like isoform X2, translated as MDGSHSRRCKLSVKPPNPGISESLQCGQQTVNVTGCRRGRNLRSTPKILYTEGEEPRDDDYLYCEDCQSSFTEQCEVHGPPVFISDSPAVMGIPGRALLTLPPGLEVQTSSIPGAGQGVFSQGQTVPRGVHYGPYEGEVMDKEQAIDSGYSWVVYKGKQCETYIDARRETHSNWMRYVNCARDEEEQNLVAFQHKGNILYRCCKPIAPGQELLVWYGEDYAKDLGMTFDCLWSNKCSSEAMRAVESSQGFPCAQCPFSFTAEVYLQRHIKRSHPKEYVRQLTAGSLNTSQHFTTSADTNVVQPSTNTLGTLEIAGSDTSTARQECQTEKTLNIKSIRKIHQRIHSGERPYQCSQCGLSFSRLGSLKRHQRIHTGERPYQCSPCGKSFTQLGSLKIHQRIHTGERPYQCTQCGKSFSQVGALKKHLRIHTGEKPYHCSQCGNSFTELRSLKRHQWIHTGERPYQCPQCGKSFSHAGHLNTHQRIHTGERPYQCSQCGKTFNQLGSLKIHQQIHTGEGPYQCPQCGKSFSHLGSLKIHQRIHTGERPYQCTQCGKSFSHIGDLKIHQRIHTGERPYQCSPCGKSFTQLGSLKIHQRIHTGERPYQCSQCRKSFSHVGDLKTHQRIHTGERPYQCSQCGKSFSQLGNLKIHQRIHTGEKPYQCSQCEKSFSQSGHLKTHQRIHTGERPYQCLQCGKCFTELGSLKIHQWIHTGEKSYQCSQCGKSFSNLGTLKGHQQTH; from the exons ATGGATGGGAGTCATAGTAGGAGATGCAAGCTGAGTGTGAAACCTCCAAACCCAG GTATATCAGAGAGCTTGCAGTGTGGGCAGCAGACTGTGAACGTGACCGGCTGCAGACGTGGTCGTAATCTGCGCAGCACACCGAAGATACTCTACACTGAGGGAGAGGAGCCCAGAGATGATGATTACCTGT ATTGTGAGGATTGCCAGTCCTCCTTCACTGAGCAGTGTGAGGTCCATGGACCTCCTGTCTTCATCTCTGACTCTCCTGCAGTCATGGGGATCCCTGGCAGGGCCCTCCTTACCCTACCCCCTGGTTTAGAGGTTCAGACATCCAGCATCCCTGGAGCAGGCCAAGGGGTGTTCAGCCAGGGGCAGACTGTGCCCAGAGGAGTGCATTACGGTCCCTATGAAGGAGAAGTCATGGACAAAGAGCAAGCCATTGACAGCGGCTACTCCTGGGTG GTTTATAAGGGCAAACAGTGTGAGACATACATTGACGCCAGGAGAGAAACACACTCCAACTGGATGAG GTATGTGAACTGTGCCCGTGATGAGGAGGAGCAGAACCTGGTGGCCTTCCAGCACAAAGGGAACATCTTATATCGCTGCTGCAAGCCCATTGCCCCCGGGCAGGAGCTCCTGGTGTGGTATGGGGAAGATTATGCCAAGGACCTGGGCATGACCTTTGACTGCTTGTGGAGTAACAAGTGCTCTTCAGAAG CAATGAGAGCGGTGGAATCCTCTCAAGGATTCCCATGTGCTCAGTGTCCCTTCTCCTTCACAGCGGAGGTTTACCTGCAGAGACACATCAAACGGTCTCACCCTAAAGAGTATGTCAGACAGCTGACGGCTGGATCTCTCAACACAAGCCAGCATTTCACAACTTCTGCTGACACcaatgttgttcagcccagtacCAACACACTCGGTACCCTGGAAATAGCCGGTTCAGACACTTCTACAGCACGACAGGAATGCCAGACAGAAAAGACACTCAATATAAAGAGCATTCGTAAAATACACCAGCGGATTCACTcaggggagaggccctaccagtgctcacAGTGTGGGTTGAGCTTCAGTCGATTAGGATCCCTAAAGAGACACCaacggattcacacaggggagaggccctaccagtgctctccatgtgggaagagcttcactcAATTAGGATCCCTAAAGATACACCaacggattcacacaggggagaggccctaccagtgcactCAGTGTGGGAAAAGCTTCAGTCAGGTGGGGGCCCTAAAGAAACATCTAaggattcacacaggagagaagcCCTATCATTGCTCACAGTGTGGGAATAGTTTCACTGAATTACGATCCCTAAAGAGACACCAAtggattcacacaggggagaggccctatCAGTGCCCCCAATGTGGGAAGAGCTTTAGTCATGCAGGACACCTAAATACACACCAACGGAtacacacaggggagaggccctaccagtgctcccagtgtgggaagactTTCAATCAGTTAGGATCCCTAAAGATACACCAGCAGATTCACACGGGGGAGGGGCCCTATCAGTGTCCCcaatgtgggaagagcttcagtcatttAGGATCCCTAAAGATACACCaacggattcacacaggggagaggccctaccagtgcactcagtgtgggaagagctttagTCATATTGGAGACCTAAAGAtacaccagcggattcacacaggggagaggccctaccagtgctctccatgtgggaagagcttcactcAATTAGGATCCCTAAAGATACACCaacggattcacacaggggagagaccCTACCAGTGCTCACAGTGTAGGAAGAGCTTTAGTCATGTAGGAGACCTAAAGACACatcagcggattcacacaggagaaaggccttaccagtgctcccaatgtgggaagagcttcagtcagtTAGGAAACCTAAAGAtacaccagcggattcacacaggggaaaagccctaccagtgctcccagtgtgagaagagcttcagtcaGTCAGGACACCTGAAAacacaccagcggattcacacaggagagaggccctaccagtgcttaCAGTGTGGGAAGTGCTTCACTGAATTAGGATCCCTAAAGATACACCAgtggattcacacaggggaaaagtcctaccagtgctcccagtgtgggaagagcttcagtaaTTTAGGAACCCTAAAGGGACACCAGCAGACTCACTGA
- the LOC125746308 gene encoding zinc finger protein 883-like isoform X3: MRYVNCARDEEEQNLVAFQHKGNILYRCCKPIAPGQELLVWYGEDYAKDLGMTFDCLWSNKCSSEAMRAVESSQGFPCAQCPFSFTAEVYLQRHIKRSHPKEYVRQLTAGSLNTSQHFTTSADTNVVQPSTNTLGTLEIAGSDTSTARQECQTEKTLNIKSIRKIHQRIHSGERPYQCSQCGLSFSRLGSLKRHQRIHTGERPYQCSPCGKSFTQLGSLKIHQRIHTGERPYQCTQCGKSFSQVGALKKHLRIHTGEKPYHCSQCGNSFTELRSLKRHQWIHTGERPYQCPQCGKSFSHAGHLNTHQRIHTGERPYQCSQCGKTFNQLGSLKIHQQIHTGEGPYQCPQCGKSFSHLGSLKIHQRIHTGERPYQCTQCGKSFSHIGDLKIHQRIHTGERPYQCSPCGKSFTQLGSLKIHQRIHTGERPYQCSQCRKSFSHVGDLKTHQRIHTGERPYQCSQCGKSFSQLGNLKIHQRIHTGEKPYQCSQCEKSFSQSGHLKTHQRIHTGERPYQCLQCGKCFTELGSLKIHQWIHTGEKSYQCSQCGKSFSNLGTLKGHQQTH, encoded by the exons ATGAG GTATGTGAACTGTGCCCGTGATGAGGAGGAGCAGAACCTGGTGGCCTTCCAGCACAAAGGGAACATCTTATATCGCTGCTGCAAGCCCATTGCCCCCGGGCAGGAGCTCCTGGTGTGGTATGGGGAAGATTATGCCAAGGACCTGGGCATGACCTTTGACTGCTTGTGGAGTAACAAGTGCTCTTCAGAAG CAATGAGAGCGGTGGAATCCTCTCAAGGATTCCCATGTGCTCAGTGTCCCTTCTCCTTCACAGCGGAGGTTTACCTGCAGAGACACATCAAACGGTCTCACCCTAAAGAGTATGTCAGACAGCTGACGGCTGGATCTCTCAACACAAGCCAGCATTTCACAACTTCTGCTGACACcaatgttgttcagcccagtacCAACACACTCGGTACCCTGGAAATAGCCGGTTCAGACACTTCTACAGCACGACAGGAATGCCAGACAGAAAAGACACTCAATATAAAGAGCATTCGTAAAATACACCAGCGGATTCACTcaggggagaggccctaccagtgctcacAGTGTGGGTTGAGCTTCAGTCGATTAGGATCCCTAAAGAGACACCaacggattcacacaggggagaggccctaccagtgctctccatgtgggaagagcttcactcAATTAGGATCCCTAAAGATACACCaacggattcacacaggggagaggccctaccagtgcactCAGTGTGGGAAAAGCTTCAGTCAGGTGGGGGCCCTAAAGAAACATCTAaggattcacacaggagagaagcCCTATCATTGCTCACAGTGTGGGAATAGTTTCACTGAATTACGATCCCTAAAGAGACACCAAtggattcacacaggggagaggccctatCAGTGCCCCCAATGTGGGAAGAGCTTTAGTCATGCAGGACACCTAAATACACACCAACGGAtacacacaggggagaggccctaccagtgctcccagtgtgggaagactTTCAATCAGTTAGGATCCCTAAAGATACACCAGCAGATTCACACGGGGGAGGGGCCCTATCAGTGTCCCcaatgtgggaagagcttcagtcatttAGGATCCCTAAAGATACACCaacggattcacacaggggagaggccctaccagtgcactcagtgtgggaagagctttagTCATATTGGAGACCTAAAGAtacaccagcggattcacacaggggagaggccctaccagtgctctccatgtgggaagagcttcactcAATTAGGATCCCTAAAGATACACCaacggattcacacaggggagagaccCTACCAGTGCTCACAGTGTAGGAAGAGCTTTAGTCATGTAGGAGACCTAAAGACACatcagcggattcacacaggagaaaggccttaccagtgctcccaatgtgggaagagcttcagtcagtTAGGAAACCTAAAGAtacaccagcggattcacacaggggaaaagccctaccagtgctcccagtgtgagaagagcttcagtcaGTCAGGACACCTGAAAacacaccagcggattcacacaggagagaggccctaccagtgcttaCAGTGTGGGAAGTGCTTCACTGAATTAGGATCCCTAAAGATACACCAgtggattcacacaggggaaaagtcctaccagtgctcccagtgtgggaagagcttcagtaaTTTAGGAACCCTAAAGGGACACCAGCAGACTCACTGA